Sequence from the Gemmatimonas sp. genome:
AAATGGTCATCCAAGCCGGTGGACGCCGCAGTGCATACGGATCTGATGCGCGACCTCGAAGACCTTGCCGCGTCAGGGCAGGGATGGGCGAAGGATGCGCTCGCTGCTACGAAATCCGCTGGGTACATCTACTTCTCGGCGGCAGGCTTTACCGAGGACTTCACTTCGCGTGCAAGCGAGGATGCCCGGATACGATTGATCACCCTCGATGCTATGTACGAACGCTGACAAAGCGAAGTGATCACGCCACAACGTTTACGACCGCCATGCCCAATAGGGGAGTAATCCGACATTGAGACTTGTTCCGAACACGGGCAATGATCGCGTGATCGACCTCGTTCGACCGTTGATCAGCGGTGGCCATCAGCTCGACGTGGTCTCTGGGGCCTTGTCGATCTTTGCGTGCGGTGAGCTACTTGGAAGCGACGCCCTACCACCGACTTGCCGGTTGGTCCTCCCTCGCGATCTGGATGGGCACGCGCTGGTAGGGGCAAGCGAAGATCGTGCTGCGAGGAATCGCCTCGGGGGCCGCTGGCTCGCCGCCAAGCTGCGCTCCGTGATCGAGCGGCATGCCGAGGTACGCCTCGCCAAGAACGGTGTCCCGCAGGGGACGGTGGTCCTCAGGGATGCATCGGGCTCGCCGGTGCAATCGCTGATGGGGGCAGTCGCGCTGTCCTCGGACGGCCTTGGGCTTGCGCCCGGAAACCCGCTCGGCCTGATCCAGGCGACAGAGAACGCGGCGGAGGCCGGTGCACTCGCCCAATGGTTCGATACCCAGTGGGCCGCGCTACCAGATACGCCAGAGTCAAAAGCGTCGCTCTTGGCGTTGCTCGAGGAGATTGCTCGGCATCGCGACCCGCACCTTGTCTATACGACGGTGCTGCACCACCTGCTTTCGGCGCGCGGCGACGAGCTCGACGAAGAGCAGGTCATCAAGTCCGCGACCGGTATTCGGAACACGCAGGTGTGGAAGAAGCTATTCAAGTTCCAGCGCGACGGTGTCGTGGGGGCCATCGACAAGCTCAATCGCTTTGGGGGCTGCATCATCGCCGACAGTGTTGGGCTCGGAAAGACGTTTGAGGCACTCGCCATCATCAAGTACCACGAACTGCGCAACGATCGGGTCCTTGTGTTGTGCCCCAAGCGACTGCGGGACAACTGGACGCTGTACAAGGCGAACGACCGTCGTAATGTGCTCGCGGGCGACCGCTTCAACTACGATGTGCTCAACCACACGGACCTGTCGCGTGACGGGGGGCTCTCCGGCGACATCGATCTGTCGCACGTGAACTGGGGCAACTACGACCTGGTCGTCATCGACGAGTCCCACAACTTCCGGAACAAGAAGACCCCACAAGCGGGCGGAGAGACACGCTACGATCGTCTGATGCGCAAGATCATCCGCGAGGGGGTGAAGACGCGCGTATTGATGCTGTCCGCGACCCCGGTCAATAACCGCATGGCGGACCTTCGGAATCAGATCGTGTTCGCGACCGAGGGCAACGATGCTGCGTTCCTAGAGCATGGTATTGGCAGTATTGATAGCACCACGCGGCTGGCGCAAAAGCAGTTCAACCGCTGGTTGGACTTGGATGAGTCTGAGCGGACGCCCACGCGGTTAATTGAGATGTTGGGCTTCGACTATTTCACGCTCCTCGATCTCCTGACGATCGCCCGTTCGCGCCGGCATATCGAGAAGTACTACGGGCTTTCCGAAACCGGCCGGTTCCCCGACCGCATGAAGCCCATCAACATCAAGGCCGATGTGGACCGGGACCGAACATTCCCGGCTATCCACGATATCAATCTGGAGATTCGCCGCCTCAAGCTCGCGGCGTACGCCCCGCTGCGGTACGTCCTCCCGCACAAGCAGGAAGCCTACGACCGGAAGTACAGTACGCAGGTGAAGGGTGGCACCGGCTTCTTCCGACAGGTAGACCGCGAGGAGAGTCTGATTCACCTGCTCCGCGTCAATCTGCTGAAGCGCATGGAAAGCTCAGTCTTCGCGTTCGCGTTGACCGTTGAGCGCCAGCTCCAGGACGTCCAGGCGACGCTTCGTCGCATCGAAGGAGAGTCGATCGAGCTGGAAGAGATCGATATCGACGACGTTGATGTCGATGACCCGGCCTTCGAGAGCCTGATGGTGGGCCGCAAGGTCAAAGTGCTACTGCAGGACATGGACCTCGTGCGTTGGAAGCAGGACCTGATCGAGGACCGCAATCGGCTCGCTACTCTTGTTGCCGCCGCGCGTGACGTGACGGCCGAGCGCGACGCCAAGCTTGCGGCGCTGCGCGAGGTGATCGCACACAAGCATCGTAGGCCGCTCAACGAAGGGAACCGAAAGGTCCTTGTCTTCACGGCCTTCGCCGATACCGCCCGCTATCTCTACGAGCAGCTGGCGCCGTGGGCGAAGGCGCAGCTGGGTGTGGACACCGCGTTGGTCACGGGGACCGGCAGCAATCAAGCCACCTTGCCGGGGCTGCGCCGGGACTTGGCGTCCATTCTGACCGCGTTCGCGCCCCGCGCGAAGGAAAGACCAGAGGACCTTGCAGCCGAGGGTGAAATTGAACTCCTCATTGCTACCGACTGCATCTCTGAAGGGCAAAACCTCCAGGACTGCGATTGGCTCATCAACTACGACATCCACTGGAACCCGGTTCGCATCATTCAGCGATTCGGGCGCATCGATCGCATTGGCTCTCCCAACGCTCGTATCCAGCTGGTGAACTTCTGGCCCAACATGGAGCTGGAGGAATACATCAACCTGGAGCAGCGGGTCAGCGGGCGCATGGTACTCCTCGATATCTCGGCGACTGGCGAGGAGAACCTGATCGAGCAGCAGTCCGGTAACCAGATGAACGATCTGGAGTATCGCAAGAAGCAGCTGCTGAAGCTGCAGGACGCCGTGATCGACCTCGAGGACCTTTCTACGGGGGTTTCCATTGCTGATCTGACCCTGACGGACTTCCGCATCGATCTGGCCGAGTTCCGGAAGGCGAATCCGGACGTACTGGCGTCGGTCCCCATCGGGGTGTCTGCGGTGACGACGACCAGCGACGTCGAGGTCCCACCAGGGATAATTTATTGCTTGCGAGCCGAAGGCGAGGCGGCGGCACGGCTCCCAGAAGGGGGATATCCGTTGGCCCCGCACTACTTGGTGCACGTGGGGGAAGATGGCGCTGTGCTTCTGCCCTATACGCAGGCAAAACAGATCCTCGACCGACTCAAGCGCGTCTCACATGGCCGAGATCTACCTGATGCGGGGGCGTGCGCACGCCTCGATCGGGAGACGAAAGGCGGCGCTGACATGCGCCACGCCCAGCGGCTGCTTTCCGCGGCCGTCGCCTCCGTTGTGGGAAAGAGCGAAGAGCGTGCGGTTGCGAGCCTGTTCAGCCCAGGGGGGACGCACGCGCTGGCTGGGGAGTTCGCGGGCGCCGATGATTTCGAGGTGTTGGCTTATCTGGTGATCCTTCCCGAGGGCGCGACGTGACAGGCGATGAGGTGGTCGCCGCGCTGGAACTGCCAGCCGCGGCACGAGTGGATCGTCGCATCCCGAAGACGCTGCTTGGGGAGCATGGCGCCCCCACGGCCGCAGATAAGCGTCGGATCAATGAGGGGATCGAGCAGATTCAGTGGGTGGCCGCGCTCAAGCCGACCACCATCGGCGTGGGGGCCTACCACGATGCGGCGCGTGAGTACCTTGAGATAGCGGTCATCCGGGTCACGTTCCGGGGCGAAGGAAAGGCAGACCGGTTGCTCGAGCTGCTCCATCGTGCCATCCCGTACCCAGTACTCGCGGTAGCAGACGCCGACGGGCGGACCCAGGTATCGGTGGCGCATAAGCGCTGGTCGCAGAGCGAAGCGGGTAAGACGGTGCTCGACGGCGACCCCATCACGGTAGACGCACCGCGGGAGAGCGCCGCGCATCGGAGTGACTTCGCTGCTGCGCTGGCCGTAAGCCGGCAGCCGCGGACCTCCCTCCTCGCGCTCTATCACGGCTGGTTGGATGCGTTGCTGGCGCTGGACGCCGCCCGACTGTCAGGGCGCTACTCCATATTGCCCACACAAGAGGGCCGGCAGGCGCGTTGGACTGCCCTTCACGAGATCCTCCGACTCGATGCTGAGATCGCGAGGCTGCGGGCGGCGGCGGCCAAAGAGAAGCAGATGGCGCGGCAGGTGGCGCTGAATCTAGAACTCAAGCGCGCTGAGGCCGAACGGGCCGAGGCGCTCGGAAGACTTTGACGAGGGTTACGATGACGATGGAGAAGCTGACGGCGGCCGACCCCGCGACCCGGTCTCCTGATCTGGTGGCCGAAAACATTGAGCGCCTGAAGGCCATGTTTCCTGAGCTGGTGACGGAAGGCCCGAATGGCGCGGCCGTCAACGTGGATGTGCTCAAGACGCTTGTGGGCGACAAGACCGTGACGGATGCGGAGGAGAAGTTTGGCATCAACTGGCATGGTAAGCGCCGCGCACGGCAGCTGGCGCTCACCCCGTCAACCGGCACGCTGCGGCCGTGCCCAGAGGACAGCGTGGACTGGGATACCACGCAGAACCTGATGATCGAGGGCGACAACCTCGAGGTGCTCAAGCTTCTGCAGAAGAGCTATGCAGGGAAAGTGAAGCTGATCTACATCGATCCGCCCTACAACACGGGCAAGGATTTCGTGTACCCCGACAATTTCCAGGAAAGCATCAAGAACTACCTGGAGCTAACGGGACAGCTGGAGGGAGGAGCGAGAATCAGCAGCAATACGGAGGCCAGCGGGCGTTTTCATACTGACTGGTTGAACATGATGTATCCGAGGCTGAAGCTCGCACAGAGCCTGTTGTCACCCTCAGGTATCATCTTTATCTCAATCGACTCTTCTGAGGCTGCAAACCTTCGCTCTGTGATGGATGACCTCTTCGGTGCGGAGAACTTCATCGGACTCTTGCCGACGATAATGAACTTGAAGGGAAACAACGATGCATTTGCATTCGCAGATACCCACGAGTTCACGGTTGTATACTCGCGAGATAGAAGCAGTTGCTGTGTCCATGAATTGCCTGTTCCCGAAGACTCCCTTGACGACTGGCTCGAGGACGAGCGTGGTCTCTACAAGCGAGCCGACACTCTTAGGCGGACGGGGCAGGATGCCTCGCGCGAACGCCGGCCGAACGGTTGGTTCCCGGTGTTCATCGCTGCCGAGGGGAGCGTATACGCAACCGAAGATGATAAGCCCCGCTCAAAGGCTGACATTGAGCTGTGGCCGCGTAATGAGGCAGGCGAAGAGCTCTCGTGGACGTGGAGCAAGAGGAAGATTAACGAAGAGCCGTATAATCTCATCGTGGTAGACGGTCGAGGCGGGAAGACCATCTACAAGAAGCAGCGCGCATCATTAGGTGATCTTCCGACGAGCAAACCAAAGTCAGTTCTATACAAGCCGGAGTATAGTAGCAGCAATGGTACAGCGGAGCTTTCGTCTCTTCTGGGAAGCAACGTCTTTGATAGCCCTCCTAAACCTCGCTCGCTGATCCGCGACCTTGTGTTGATCGGAGCGGATCCGGATGCAGTCGTCGTCGATTTTTTTGCAGGCACAGGCACCACTGCACACGCCGTTCTCGCCCAGAACGTCGTAGATGGCGGTACGCGACGATTCATATTAGTTCAGCTTCCTCAGCCACTTGATGTAGCGAACAGAGATCAAAAGGCGGCAGCTGAATTCTGCGATAGGCTGGGGAAGCCGCGCACTATTGCGGAGATCACAAAAGAGAGGATCCGGCGCGCTGCCGCGAAGATCAAGGCGGAAAACCCGATGTTCGCTGGCGATCTTGGATTTCGCGTGTTCAAGCTTGATTCCAGCAACATTCGTTCTTGGGCGCCGGATCGCGGCGACCTTGATGGGACACTGCTCGACGCGGTGGAGCACCTCAAGCCAGGACGGACGGAGTCTGACGTCCTTTACGAATTGCTATTGAAGCTGGGCCTTGATCTCTGCGTACCGATCGATTCGAAGGCCCTGGGCGGCCATACCATCCATTCGGTTGGGGGCGGCGTGCTGATGGCTTGCCTGTCTGCACAGATCGGTCGTGAACACGTCGACCACTTGGCGCAGGCCATGGTGGAGTGGCGAGCGGCGTTGAGGCCCGCTGGCGACACCACGTGTGTCTTCAGGGACAGTGCCTTCGCGGATGACGTGGCGAAGACCAACATGGCGGCGATACTGGAGCAACACGGAATCGCAACCGTACGGAGCCTCTGACGGTGGCTTTTCGATGAAACTGCATTTTGAATCGGACCTGGATTACCAGCTCCACGCGATCGAGTCTGTTTGCGACCTGTTCCGTGGGCAGGAGATCTGCCGCACGGAGTTCACCGTCACGCGTGATCCCCATGACGCCCAGATGCGGTTGGGGTTCGCCCACACCGATCTCGGCGTAGGTAATCGGCTCACGCTGCTCGACGACGAGCTGCTGAGAAACCTGAATGTGGTGCAGATTCGAAACGGTCTGGCCCCGTCGGGGACGCTCGCCTCGGGCGACTTCACGGTCGAGATGGAGACGGGGACGGGCAAGACCTACGTGTACCTGCGCACGATCTTTGAGCTCAACAGACGGTTTGGGTTCACCAAGTTCGTGATTGTGGTGCCGTCTATTGCGATCAAGGAGGGCGTATACAAGTCGCTCCAGATCATGGAGGATCACTTCAAGGCGCTCTACTCTGGAGTGCCATTTGAGTTTTTCCTCTACGATTCAGCAAAGCTCGGTCAGGTTCGCAATTTCGCGACAAGTGCGCACATCCAGATCATGGTGGTCACCGTTGGTGCCATCAACAAGCAGGACGTCAACAACCTCTATAAGGACAGCGAGAAGACCGGCGGCGAAAAGCCCATTGATCTGATCAAGGCGACGAGCCCGGTCGTGATCGTCGACGAGCCGCAGAGCGTAGACGGTGGCCTCAAGGGAGCCGGAAAGCAGGCGCTTGGTGCCATGAGCCCGCTGTGCACGCTTCGCTACTCGGCCACGCACGCCGACAAGCACCACATGGTCTACCGGCTCGATGCGGTGGACGCGTATGAGCGTCGGCTGGTGAAGCAG
This genomic interval carries:
- a CDS encoding DUF4391 domain-containing protein — encoded protein: MTGDEVVAALELPAAARVDRRIPKTLLGEHGAPTAADKRRINEGIEQIQWVAALKPTTIGVGAYHDAAREYLEIAVIRVTFRGEGKADRLLELLHRAIPYPVLAVADADGRTQVSVAHKRWSQSEAGKTVLDGDPITVDAPRESAAHRSDFAAALAVSRQPRTSLLALYHGWLDALLALDAARLSGRYSILPTQEGRQARWTALHEILRLDAEIARLRAAAAKEKQMARQVALNLELKRAEAERAEALGRL
- a CDS encoding helicase-related protein, with protein sequence MRLVPNTGNDRVIDLVRPLISGGHQLDVVSGALSIFACGELLGSDALPPTCRLVLPRDLDGHALVGASEDRAARNRLGGRWLAAKLRSVIERHAEVRLAKNGVPQGTVVLRDASGSPVQSLMGAVALSSDGLGLAPGNPLGLIQATENAAEAGALAQWFDTQWAALPDTPESKASLLALLEEIARHRDPHLVYTTVLHHLLSARGDELDEEQVIKSATGIRNTQVWKKLFKFQRDGVVGAIDKLNRFGGCIIADSVGLGKTFEALAIIKYHELRNDRVLVLCPKRLRDNWTLYKANDRRNVLAGDRFNYDVLNHTDLSRDGGLSGDIDLSHVNWGNYDLVVIDESHNFRNKKTPQAGGETRYDRLMRKIIREGVKTRVLMLSATPVNNRMADLRNQIVFATEGNDAAFLEHGIGSIDSTTRLAQKQFNRWLDLDESERTPTRLIEMLGFDYFTLLDLLTIARSRRHIEKYYGLSETGRFPDRMKPINIKADVDRDRTFPAIHDINLEIRRLKLAAYAPLRYVLPHKQEAYDRKYSTQVKGGTGFFRQVDREESLIHLLRVNLLKRMESSVFAFALTVERQLQDVQATLRRIEGESIELEEIDIDDVDVDDPAFESLMVGRKVKVLLQDMDLVRWKQDLIEDRNRLATLVAAARDVTAERDAKLAALREVIAHKHRRPLNEGNRKVLVFTAFADTARYLYEQLAPWAKAQLGVDTALVTGTGSNQATLPGLRRDLASILTAFAPRAKERPEDLAAEGEIELLIATDCISEGQNLQDCDWLINYDIHWNPVRIIQRFGRIDRIGSPNARIQLVNFWPNMELEEYINLEQRVSGRMVLLDISATGEENLIEQQSGNQMNDLEYRKKQLLKLQDAVIDLEDLSTGVSIADLTLTDFRIDLAEFRKANPDVLASVPIGVSAVTTTSDVEVPPGIIYCLRAEGEAAARLPEGGYPLAPHYLVHVGEDGAVLLPYTQAKQILDRLKRVSHGRDLPDAGACARLDRETKGGADMRHAQRLLSAAVASVVGKSEERAVASLFSPGGTHALAGEFAGADDFEVLAYLVILPEGAT
- a CDS encoding site-specific DNA-methyltransferase, translating into MEKLTAADPATRSPDLVAENIERLKAMFPELVTEGPNGAAVNVDVLKTLVGDKTVTDAEEKFGINWHGKRRARQLALTPSTGTLRPCPEDSVDWDTTQNLMIEGDNLEVLKLLQKSYAGKVKLIYIDPPYNTGKDFVYPDNFQESIKNYLELTGQLEGGARISSNTEASGRFHTDWLNMMYPRLKLAQSLLSPSGIIFISIDSSEAANLRSVMDDLFGAENFIGLLPTIMNLKGNNDAFAFADTHEFTVVYSRDRSSCCVHELPVPEDSLDDWLEDERGLYKRADTLRRTGQDASRERRPNGWFPVFIAAEGSVYATEDDKPRSKADIELWPRNEAGEELSWTWSKRKINEEPYNLIVVDGRGGKTIYKKQRASLGDLPTSKPKSVLYKPEYSSSNGTAELSSLLGSNVFDSPPKPRSLIRDLVLIGADPDAVVVDFFAGTGTTAHAVLAQNVVDGGTRRFILVQLPQPLDVANRDQKAAAEFCDRLGKPRTIAEITKERIRRAAAKIKAENPMFAGDLGFRVFKLDSSNIRSWAPDRGDLDGTLLDAVEHLKPGRTESDVLYELLLKLGLDLCVPIDSKALGGHTIHSVGGGVLMACLSAQIGREHVDHLAQAMVEWRAALRPAGDTTCVFRDSAFADDVAKTNMAAILEQHGIATVRSL